From the Juglans microcarpa x Juglans regia isolate MS1-56 chromosome 7D, Jm3101_v1.0, whole genome shotgun sequence genome, the window GAGGGAGCAAACTCGGATGATGAGGAGCCGGAAATGGAAGAGTGTAGGGTGTGCTTTAAGACCGGCAGAGCTTTGATGATTGAGTGCGATGATTGTTTAGGTGGGTTTCATTTGAAGTGCTTGAAGCCACCATTGAAGGAGGTGCCCGAAGGGGATTGGATATGCGGGTTTTGCAGGACTCGCAAATCAGGCAAAGACGTTGAGATGCCAGTACCGCCAGAGGGGAAGAAGCGGGTGAGAACAATGAGAGAGAAGCTGCTTTCGAGTGATTTGTGGGCTGCCCGTATAGAGAGGTAGTAACCTTTTTCTAAGTTGAAAGAtgtgaatttataattttgctCTAGTTGTAAACTGGTAACATGTGTGGATTTGATGACTTATTGGTTGGAGGTTCACAGCATATGGAAAGACGTGGATGGTAGCTTTTGTTGCCAGGTGCGTTGGTATATGATCCCGGAAGAGACTGCAGCTGGAAGACAACCTCATAATTTGAGGAGGGAGCTTTATCGGACGAATGATTTTGCTGACATTGAGGTGGTAGACTATATTTTATCTTGattatttagtaaaaatacTACCACGGTTGGGATTCTTTAAACTGCATAGCATTCTGTTTGGGAAAACGCTCTGTGATTTGGTACACATTATTCATGCACCAAAGTAATTTGTGTGTGTATTTGATACACATACAATTCTGCACCTATTCTATAATATGGTAAATGCTTTCCTCAGTCATTTATTTGAGGTGGGAATCTCAATTCCGTATTTGGAAACAAATGAGTGAGATAATGCCTAGAAACATttaaatttaagagaaaataaaagaataagaaaaagagagagtgatGGATTTAACTATCATCGTGGGTGCGAATGGATGTGGATGTGAATTGTATGCATTTAAATATAGTGACACAGAGTCAGTGACATCTGGCCATTATTGAAGGTTCAgcaaacaaaagagaaatgttgGACAACTGAAGTATTCGTACCTCCCAAAGCAAGTTCAAATTATCTAGTTTAACAAAGCATTTCTGACCAGGTGTGGCAAAGTGTATTGAGAAGCTTCAAAGTGACTTTTTGGAATTGTGTGGAGGATGAGCCTAAGTGCCATTGGCACTAGTTAGTTGGCCAACAATATGTGCTCCGATTTCCTACAACTCTTTGGGGTTTAAGAAACAGATTGTGTTGAGTGAGTACTACTGGGGGGATCAGGCCTTGAAGGTCGGTACCGCCAATTGTTTAGAATCTCTTCTTGCAAGGAGACATCAGTGGCAATCCGCATCAGTGTCTGATAGGAAATGGTTTGGTTTCTCTGCTTCTTAATATTCTCTACCATTTAGGATCAAAGAAACCAAGAGGATAAAATGGGGTGGATCCCTTCCAGCAGAAGGCAGTTTTAGATCAAATAATTCTATCAAATTCACATCTGCAACACTGTAGTCCTTCACGGTAGCCTTGTTTGTTCGGATGACGGGTCTAAGGAAGATCTTGATGATAATTTGAGGAGGGGACACATAATGGTGACAGATTGATTTTGTATGTGAAGAAGagttgtttacttataaaaaaaaaaagcatgtgcAAGAAGAGTTTAAAAACCATTGACCATCTATTGCTTCACTGTGAAGTGGCAAAGACATGGTGGATCTCAATCTTCCACCCTTTTGGGTTTGAATTAGGTGCTACCCGAACGGTTGGTGGAGTTAATGATGGCTTGGGGAGGTAAACCGAGAGGCAACTTGAGTGCGGATGTATGGAGGATGACTCTTTTTTCACAATGTGAAGTATTTGGAAGGAGCTTCTCTTTTGCAGAGTTTGAGTTCTTGTTCCTCTCCCCTTAAACTAGGCATCCCTCCTATGTTGCGCCCTAACAATCTTTTAATAAAACGAGATAgcatacttataaaataatcactGCGAACTAGCCAATATGAGCAAACATTCATCAATGAATGTTTCCTATGTTCACATTAGCACAGTTGAATTTGCCCCTATAAGCAGTTAAAAGTAGGGCATCGTACTAATTTCTGAACCTAAATTaccacttatttttaaaatttctctgaACAATTTGTTAAATAGTTTGTTTGGCTCTTAAAGTTTGGAAGTAGCTTGAATGTGAAAATCCTCCTAGTTTCTTGAAGTAGCTTTTAATGATAGTTATAAGCACAAGTTTCTATTCTTTCTTGCTTATTATCCTTACACTCGTAATAATGCTTATGCACATTGCTGCAGATGGAATCTATTCTTAGACAGTGCTCTATCATGAATCCTAAAGAATATGCCAAGGCCAATAATGAAGGGGATGACGTTTTCCTATGTGAATATGAATACAACATTCATTGGCACAGTTTCAAGTGTCTTGCTGATATTGATAATGGTGAAGAGGTAAGCATTTCAGATGATAGAGGCAGCATTTGGGGTCTCCTATGATAACAAAATTggattagaatttaaaatttatggcTTACTGCACTTATCAGGAAAAAAAGTTATGGGCTTACTGTTTTTTGGTAGGATGGCGAAGAAGCTGACAGTGATGAAGATTGGAAACTGTGCAAAGATTCAGATTCTGGTACTGATGAAGACATTGAATATGAGGAGGAGAACTTAAAGAATTTACTAAACAAACTATCCCCGCCTCACGTGTTGGCTGCAGTATGACAGTATTCTTTATTGTGAACTTGTGTCTTTTTAGCTAGTTTTtgtttattcaaaattaaagtaGTCTGTAATTAATACAGAACTCGAGGAAGGGGCAATTCTTTGGGCTTCAAAAGATAGGGACCAAGAAAATCCCAGAGCATGTAAGATGCCACAAGCAGACTGAACTTGAACGAGCAAAGGCAACACTTTTGTTGGCATCATTGCCCAAATCTCTACCTTGCCGGAACAAGTATGTGAAAATTGAGATGTCATAGGCTTTCTTTGATGTTGAATTTGTTCTTACTTTCCAATGAAGGACACATGTTTTTTCAGAGAAATGGAGGAGATAACTACATTCATTAAAGGTGCTATTTGTGATGATCAATGTTTGGGACGTTGCCTCTACATACATGGTGTTCCTGGAACTGGCAAGGTAGGCTCTAGCTATAATGAGTAAAACAGAACTCTGTTGCCTGGTACTTGCTTCagattcttttaattttctccaTGCATAAgcaagttttatttatttgatagtATTATCATCATAAAACTGCAGACAATGAGTGTATTAGCAGTAATGAGGAGTTTGAGGTCCGAAGTTGATGCAGGAAGTGTGAGACCCTACTGTTTTGTGGATATTAATGGTCTAAAGCTGCCATCCCCAGAGACTATATACAGGGTAAATATAAACAATGGGCCCTGGTTTCTTTTTGAGATTGCATTCTCAAGTTGCTATATAGTGTACTCTATTTTCTTTCAGGTTATATATGAAGCGTTGAGTGGGCACAGAGTCAGTTGGAAAAAGGCTCTCCAGTCGCTCAATGAACGATTTTCGGATGgaaagaaaattggaaaagaaGATGACCGACCTTGTATTCTGCTCATTGATGAACTTGATCTTCTTGTAACCAGAAATCAGTCGGTAACTtgtttattttgtgatttgaaaatttgtcaATCATatcttagttattttattttagatattaGATCAACTATAGAATGTGAAATATCCATAACCTTTTATCTCACAGGTTTTATACAACATCCTTGATTGGCCTACTAAACCACATTCCAAATTGATTGTGATAGGTAAGGTTTTATGTTAATTAAGGATCCTTCCAGCTTAATGATCTATtcttataaaactaataaaaataatgatattttctaTTGCACGAGGCATCAAGAAAGTTTAAgtcagaaaatgaaaaataagatattaaggacaatgatgatgatggcTGCAATGTTCTTTCTTTGTATGGATATAAAATCAGGGATAGCAAATACCATGGATCTTCCTGAAAAGTTGCTTCCTCGTATTTCAAGCCGTATGGGTATCCAAAGGCTTTGCTTTGGCCCCTATAACCATCAGCAACTTCAAGAAATTATTTCCAGTCGCCTTAAGGGTATTGATGCATTTGAAAAACAAGCAATAGAATTTGCATCAAGAAAGGTCAGTGTTTTGCTCTTTGTTTTATAACTGAAACTTGattattgttttctttaatttctccTCTGCTAAATTGGTCGCACATGATAAAAACTCAGTGGATATATATCTTTTGTACTCAAATTTAACATTCTGCACTTATATTCAGGTTGCAGCAATTTCAGGAGATGCGCGTCGTGCTCTGGAGATATGCAGGCGTGCAGCAGAAATAAAAGATTATCATATCAAGAACCTAATCTCAACTAATAATTCCATTTCTTCAGGTATTTGGACTCCTGCTTTGTTTGCACGCGGAGGATTATCCCTCCAAACTTAGTTGAGTTTTGGTTGTTGATTAAAATCTTTTCCTGGGTCCATTGTGCTCATTCATGCTCATGCGCATGTAAAATGCTTTAACACATTTGTTCATTGAATGTTGACATTACTATGGGAAAATAGATACTCCATGATTTTTCTTTGtcaattgtattttttctttatcaagaTGTTGTGATGTTCCATGTCCACTTGACTAGTAAACCTGTGTGAAGAAAGGTGTGCCTGATCCTTTCCTGACCCACAGGGCAGAATCAAACCTGGCCAGCTTTAGGGGCTTTAAAGTAAAGCCATTGCACCATGAGAAGTAGGTTTTGCTTATTTTCTCACTGATTATATTTAATACATCTCTGCTTTCAAGGAAAATCACTCGTTGGCATGGCTGAGGTTGAAGCAGCTATCCAGGAGATGTTCCAGGCTCCTCATATTCAGGTGAGTTTCACATTTAGTTTATATGCTGAGAATAATGAatagtgttttatttttggttcacAAATACACTCCATTTAGTTAAATGCTAAATGACATGTTGGAAGATACCAATGTTGCCAAATGAGGCATGTAAAGttgtgagatatatatatatatatatatgtatgtatattaatCTTAATATGGAATGAGACAAATTAGATGTGGATGGACAGACCATCTCAAGTTTAGCGTGCTGAGGGGAGAAGCtgttttcttttgagatttctttAAGAACTGTTACAGCAAAACAGCTACTCCTGAAGGATCAAAACTAGTACATggcacaaataattaaataaccaTTTTCTGTTTGCATGCCTTTTTTGCCACATCTGTGCACAAACAGGATTCAATTGCTAGTTTTGGAACTTACTATTTCTATTGGGGTTAcaagaatattttttcatttatattgtACTTCTTGCAGATTTACAACCACCTTTTGACCTTCTAGTAACTACCTTCacaatgtttatatttttcaggTAATGAAGAGTAGTTCCAAActgagtaaaatttttttgacaGCTTTGGTGCATGAGCTTTATAAAACAGGAATGGGCGAAACTACCTTTGAAAAGGTCAACTTGTCACTTTATCTCTCTGTTCTTCATTCCTGATTTGATGATCTTATAGATTTCTTTGCATCTTTGTCATTTGACGGTGTATAATTTCAAAGCAAAAACATTTTGACTAATTAAGCTTGCTGACTAGTGGAGACcttggagaatttttttttatttctttttgtatcaGTTGAATATCTGGTACTCACGGATGAATACGAGACTAGTGGTAGATGCCAAGGACTTAATCTAGTATTTTTTACACAAAGCGGGTACAGGAATCTGTTGTTGAATATCTGGGGGTTTTATATATACTGAATTTTGCATTGTCCTTGCATGATTGACAAATTAGGGAACTCTGCAAAAATTAAGATCTTTAAGTGAGTAGCTCGGCTGGTAATCCCTGAAAAGCACGATTAGATACAGAATAAGCATGATTTTAGTTTACTGGATAACCAGCTGGGAATGTGGAAACTTTCACTGAGCAGGAAGTTTTGGGTtagtatatgtgtgtgtatatctGTAATGAGGTTTTATCTCTCTTGCAGTTGGCAATGACTGTATCATGTCTCTGTACAAGCAATGGAGAAGCATTCCCTGGATATGACACAC encodes:
- the LOC121240004 gene encoding origin of replication complex subunit 1B-like, with the translated sequence MAETPKKPLRSPRKSKLQSQFNSKPSPSLTPVTPRNLSPRRSTRRTSLHFSPNTPHKLIKRTEISNEDSARTPRNVNNIADRSAPINKAEELGAYSPRNANLVKAPTSAKRSGKSRRKDGGDFVEVDVSFSPVSPDQSESTRRKRKRGGEREVVTRAMASLKSEMKSDSVPPRRRAKRRVYYKKVVYDGGEFEVGDDVYVKRREGANSDDEEPEMEECRVCFKTGRALMIECDDCLGGFHLKCLKPPLKEVPEGDWICGFCRTRKSGKDVEMPVPPEGKKRVRTMREKLLSSDLWAARIESIWKDVDGSFCCQVRWYMIPEETAAGRQPHNLRRELYRTNDFADIEMESILRQCSIMNPKEYAKANNEGDDVFLCEYEYNIHWHSFKCLADIDNGEEDGEEADSDEDWKLCKDSDSGTDEDIEYEEENLKNLLNKLSPPHVLAANSRKGQFFGLQKIGTKKIPEHVRCHKQTELERAKATLLLASLPKSLPCRNKEMEEITTFIKGAICDDQCLGRCLYIHGVPGTGKTMSVLAVMRSLRSEVDAGSVRPYCFVDINGLKLPSPETIYRVIYEALSGHRVSWKKALQSLNERFSDGKKIGKEDDRPCILLIDELDLLVTRNQSVLYNILDWPTKPHSKLIVIGIANTMDLPEKLLPRISSRMGIQRLCFGPYNHQQLQEIISSRLKGIDAFEKQAIEFASRKVAAISGDARRALEICRRAAEIKDYHIKNLISTNNSISSGKSLVGMAEVEAAIQEMFQAPHIQVMKSSSKLSKIFLTALVHELYKTGMGETTFEKLAMTVSCLCTSNGEAFPGYDTLLKVGCKLGECRIILCESGAKHRLQKLQLNFPSDDVSFALKDSKDVPWLAKYL